A section of the Salmo trutta chromosome 4, fSalTru1.1, whole genome shotgun sequence genome encodes:
- the LOC115192861 gene encoding protein mono-ADP-ribosyltransferase PARP6 — MDVECQRWTNNQSDECHCTDNQSEECDWTDNQSDEVESCTEELEEFLCEIHEGYATDLYRCPQLDMDIDSVKAIYADTAVSVREHGSIDDVDVDMLINVSFLDDEVARAWKIIPTEPIIVRLRFSLSQYLNGPAPSVEVFQPSNREGFSLGLQLQKVISSFVSQQWKYLSNETLTAQQKTRHTWFKPGGTIKRFRAGLGIISHISESSGQEHVLKVKMIGPELKVNRLMNRTMAYTIKNTRGELLTYTTNGKRVAVSAVKSPAHITTKQLIELLFSSQAFIHCKSAPTLQHGFLVHVMKYAEQRIPTLNEYCVVCDERHVFQYASMLKPAVCSRELCVFSFYTLGVMAGAAEEVSNGAEVVDLLVAMCRAALESSRKSIIFEPYPSVVDPYNPKSLAFSPKKKSYDRLQKALDSIMTIREMTQGPYSSIKKQMDTIDPLAHPLLQWITSSNRSHIVKLPLNRQLKFMHTPHQFLLTSSPPAKEARFRVARKLHGSTFAFHGSHIENWHSILRNGLVNASCTKLQLHGAAYGKGIYLSPVSSVSYGYSGMGRGQHHVTTKQELVERYNRINTIQQERQGQSRFLQSRNLNCIALCEVITSKDLQKHGDTWVCPISDHVCTRFFFVYENGQVGDADINTQDIRIEQEIIRVIGTKPI, encoded by the exons GAGGGCTATGCTACTGACCTCTACAGATGTCCTCAGCTGGACATGGACATAGATTCGGTGAAGGCCATCTACGCTGACACGGCTGTCTCCGTCAG aGAGCATGGGTCCATTGACGATGTGGACGTTGACATGCTAATCAATGTCAGCTTCCTGGAT GATGAAGTAGCTAGGGCCTGGAAGATCATCCCAACAGAGCCTATTATTGTCCGGCTACGCTTCTCACTGTCCCAATACCTGAATGGGCCAGCACCCTCTGTGGAGGTGTTCCAACCTTCTAACAGAGAAGGATTTAGCCTGGGACTACAGCTTCAGAA ggtcATCTCTAGCTTTGTGTCCCAGCAGTGGAAGTACCTGAGTAATGAAACCCTCACGGCCCAACAGAAGACCAGACACACTTGGTTCAAACCTGGAGGAACCATCAAGAGGTTCAGGGCTGGACTCGGCATCATCTCACACATTTCCGA GTCCAGTGGCCAGGAGCATGTTCTGAAGGTGAAGATGATTGGACCGGAGCTGAAAGTGAATCGCCTTATGAATCGGACAATGGCTTATACCATCAAGAACACCAGAGGAGAACTCCTCACTTACACAACTAATGGCAAG agGGTGGCGGTGTCTGCTGTCAAGTCTCCGGCTCACATCACAACTAAACAGCTGATTGAGCTGCTGTTCTCATCCCAAGCCTTTATTCACTGCAAGTCAGCCCCCACCCTGCAACATGGGTTCTTAGTACAC GTAATGAAATACGCAGAACAGAGGATCCCCACTCTGAATGAATACTGTGTGGTCTGTGACGAACGACACGTCTTTCAATACGCCTCTATGTTGAAG ccTGCAGTGTGTAGCAGggaactgtgtgtgttttctttctaCACCTTGGGAGTGATGGCAGGAGCTGCAGAGGAGGTGTCGAATGGAGCagag GTAGTGGACTTGTTGGTAGCCATGTGCCGGGCAGCTCTGGAGTCCTCCCGAAAGAGCATCATCTTCGAGCCATACCCCTCTGTGGTCGACCCATACAACCCCAAGTCTCTGGCCTTCAGTCCCAAG AAGAAGAGTTACGATCGACTGCAGAAAGCTCTGGACAGCATCATGACCATCAGGGAGATGACCCAG GGTCCATATTCATCCATCAAGAAACAGATGGACACCATAGATCCTCTTGCTCACCCTCTGCTGCAATGGATCACATCAAGCAACAGATCCCATATTGTCAAGCTACCGCTGAACAGG CAACTGAAGTTCATGCACACTCCACATCAGTTCTTGTTGACCAGCAGCCCTCCTGCTAAAGAAGCACGCTTCCGGGTCGCTAGGAAACTACATGGCAGCACCTTCGCATTCCA TGGTTCCCACATAGAGAACTGGCACTCTATTCTGAGAAATGGACTTGTCAACGCCTCATGCACAAAACTGCAA CTGCATGGTGCTGCGTATGGGAAGGGTATCTACCTGAGTCCTGTCTCTAGCGTCTCATATGGATATTCAGGAATGGGTAGAGGACAGCACCATGTGACCACCAAACAGGAGCTGGTGGAACGTTACAACCGCATCAACACCATACAACAG GAAAGACAGGGCCAGTCCAGGTTTCTTCAGAGCAGGAATTTAAACTGCATCGCACTTTGTGAAG TGATAACGTCAAAGGACCTTCAGAAACATGGGGACACATGGGTGTGTCCAATATCCGACCACGTCTGTACACGATTCTTCTTCGT TTATGAGAACGGCCAAGTGGGAGATGCCGACATCAACACCCAGGACATAAGGATTGAGCAAGAGATAATACGGGTGATTGGGACTAAGCCTATCTGA